DNA from Rhinatrema bivittatum chromosome 1, aRhiBiv1.1, whole genome shotgun sequence:
gaaggggtttgagtgtttTTTAgtgtctggagtttgaagaatccataaatataaatataaatataatgtaaatatacataatatatttacacaactgtttgcttttttgactgctgcagcagagtTTGAAATGCTGCCACTGCCTCGGGAGACCACTTGGAAGGGttagctcccttcttggtcatggccgtgagtggaacCGTCAAGGAggaataatttttaataaataaacagtagtagttcgtgaagcccaagaagcagcGTAATGCCTTCAAGCCcgtgggttgaggccaatcttggataattttcattttttggggatccatttggaaaccctCCTTGGAGATGATATAACCCAGAAAGGGTACAGATTCCTGGTGAAACTCACATTTTTCAAGTTTCACATACAGATGATTCTATCGTAACTTCCTCAGAACCTTTTTCACATCCTCTTGGTGTGTCTGCaaatcttgagagaagatcaggatgtcatctagataCACTACTACGCACTGATACAGGAGGTCACACAGGATATCATTGATCATATTTTGAAGCACAGCTTGTGCATTGCTCAAGCCAAAGGGCATGATGAGATTCTCGAAGTGTCCGTCGTGGGTGCTAAAGGCTGTTTCCTACTCATCTCCGGAACGGATACGAACCAAGTTGTAGACCCCCTTGAGATCTAATTTAgagaagatcttggccccctgaagcctgTCGAATAACTCTGATATTAGTGGTAAAGGATAACGATCCTTGATAGTGATCTCTTtgagacctctgtagtcaatacaagggagaagggagccatctttcttcccaATGAAGAAAAATCCCACGCCAGCCGGGGAtttagagggtctgatgaaccctttttGGAGATTTCCTTGTATGTAGGCTGACATAGCCTTAGTCTCTGCTACCAAAAGGGGGTATACAACTCAGAGCCCCTTGGGAGGCTCTGAGTTGGGCTTTAGATTAATAGCACAATCAAACACTCTGTGAGGTGATAACATTTCTGCTGCTTGTTTCGAGAACACATCCtgaaatgatgcatattgaggtggtaacccaggCAGTGATGGTATAGTGGGCATACAGGACACCGTGGAAACCATAGAGAGACATCTGCCATGGCAGCCAGTCCCCATCGTGATAGTTCCAACGTCGCCCAGTTAAACTGTGGCATGTGGTCCTGAAGCCAGGGTAGACCAAGCACCACAGGGTGCATGGCTTTCTCAAGTACAAGGAAGGAGATGATCTCTGAGTGAAGAGCTCCGGTGCGTAGACCTATGACCTGTGTGGGCCTGGTGATTTATGAAGTTGCAAGTCCTTAATGATCTAAGTAATTTCTAGTTCTGAAAATGGCCTACTTAAACCCTCTAATTTAGCTGCTGTTATCTGGAGTAAATGTAGGtttcttcagcttttttttttggagggataACACGACTCCCAAGAATAGCCAGAGATGAACAATATTAAAAGTCATTGGATTAATcagggatcataagaacatgccatactgggtcagaccaagggtccacaatccccTGAATCACAGACTCTGTCAGCATTGGTAGGCAGCAACATCAACATCAAAACATTCTTCCTCCAAATTTTCACTTGAATAAGATAGCATAAATGATATATCCCATTCCCCCTCAAGTGAGATCTACTCACATAATTCTTCTCAGTTGTGGTCTTCTCTACAGTTCACTCACTTCCCACAGGATTTCCACAAAGCTGTTCTGGTCCATTGTCACTGGACACCACCCAGGAGCGTAGTAATGGTTCACTGGCCTCCCATGTCTTGGCTCTGCTGGACTGAATAGACCAGCTACCCTCCAGAGAGCTGTGGAGCTCCCCATGCTCCAATCACTCTGCAAGTTAAATTCCCAGCAGAAAATTGCAAACAAAGACCCTTTCCAATGCTGAACAACAGTTTTTATATTAAAGGAACCTTCCCTTTGGTTCTCCCTCATAACACTTCTTAAAGGAATATACACAATCCCCTCTTCCACAATGACTCATTACAATTATCCAATAAGTAGAGCTTAAGTGAGCATTTACCTCAGGAAGAAATCAATAGTGACCAGTACCTATTTTAAGGCCCCTCTCGCACATGATAAAAGTAAAGTTGTTTTCCAAACTTGCTTTGCATCTGAATAATCtagtttgctgttttttgggGAATTTTATGGATGTGGAatggggatggagagggaggagaTTTCAAGGATGGGGAGATCAGAAAtgggcaggcaggaagagagggaagagaagactAGGATAATTGGGGATGGGAAGACAAGGAGGGAGGATCGGAATGGGAGAAGAAGGTTCTGAAATCTTAGGCAGGTGGGATTCAGAGAGAGGATAAGAAAGTGTCCCTcccctcacattctctctctcttcccaccccatgttcttactccctctctcattctttctaccatggtcttcctcctctccccatttcCATCTCTCCATGCCAGtcctttttctgttcctttctgtATCATCTACCCTTCATCTTCTTTCACATACATCTGATAACCCGTCCTTTTTTCAATATAAAACCCGTCCTTTGCTCTTCTACACTCCGCAACCTTTCTAGTCCCATTCTACACATTCCCCATTTCTTCTTTCACAAAACCTCCAGCTTTCCATGTCCAGGCTGTTTCACACAATCCCCTGCTCCTATCCCCATTCCTCGCTCCTCCCATGCTGATTCAGGTTGGCAAGAGGAGAGCTTTAGCATGACTTTGGGCCACATCCTGTTCCTCTGTTGTACAGACCTGATTCCAGCACTGAACCTCACGGGACACCATACAGCCTCATGGTTCAAAGCAACAGTCAGGTGACTGAGGAGGATGACATGACCCAATGTGCTGCCTCTGCTCTCAGGGCCAtccttttagggaagggggaatTGGTGTGATCCCACGCTTTAGTATGTCCCATGCCAGAGAGAAACCACATCATCAATCATTCCAAAAAAGAGCTGATTTTATCAACTTGCCATGTGTCAGCCCCCAGAGTCATCAGGCCTGTGTCTGACCTCACCTAATAAGAGGCAGCATCATAAGCTGGAGTGACACCATCTGGCGCCAGATAGTGGCTGCACTCTCCAGGAGTCTTTTGATCTGTGAACTTTGTTGGCCTAGTTGGAATGATTAGCAGCAGAGAACTAGGGGAAAGGGCACTATAATAAACCCTCATGAGCCAAACCGGTGCCTGAGAGGTTTAGAGATGGTGCAGAGGTGGGAAAGGGGAGAATCCTTACTGGAgtgttggagggagggaaggggaagaatgcTTGCTGGGGTCTTGGTAGGAGGCTGTGCTGGGTTCCTTAGAGGTTTGGAAGAAGAAGACTGTTGCTAGTTGTAAGCTTGCCTTGGGCCTAGATATAATTTAaaagtacttttaaataaaaattgatgATGATCTTGATGAAAGTTTGGGTCTGGAAGGGTGAAAAGAGGAATAGTATAGCTTGGTGTGGGGTCAAGTCTGGGAAGGGGGAAAGTGGTGGTGGTCAGATCTGAggaggaagtagagaaagaatgAGATGGAGAGGAGAGAAAATTTGTATCCAATCAATCTTGTCTTGCAGGGatggagagagattgagagaaggGGACTCTCCTGGTGACAGTGCCCCACCCCCTTGCTCTTCAGTTGCCAGAAGGCCACACTCTGGCTGGTTTGTCTTGATCCCCGGCATCTCTCTCTAGGATCATCCCAGGCTACTTTCCTCCTCTTTCTGACTTCAATTAGTGCAGGAGGGAGGAAATCAGCTGTGGAGGATAGAAGGAGCTATATCCTCCTTGAATGAACTGTTGAAGGATAGTTTGTACGATGCACCCCTAATGTCAATCTGCCTGCATCGTCTTCTTTAAATCGGAATGGCACTTCAGTTGATTTATGTATAATTTTAGCATTTAATTAGCGTTTTCCCAACATAAACAGACCCATGGTGACTTTTCTTAGAGGTTCCTTGGATTTATCAGGAGCACATTAGAATCTCAATTAAATACctaataataaatattatctcCACACAGGTCTTCCTCCTGAAGTCCAATAATATGCACTGGCTGTAACCAAAGCCAGACATAGGAGGCTATAATGTGAAAAATAATATTATTTATATCAGACCCTGTTTGGATGTCTTGTATATAGTGTATTTAACCTAGAGACTGTTTTCTGGTGACTCTGGTGATCGTTGGTAACCAAAACCAACGATTCTTAGTTCTACATGCACCAAAATTCTTATTAATAATGCTGTTACTAAGAAGCAATGAAATCATTTCACTTTCAGGCAAAAGAATTGTTTAAATAGATTCTTTATTAACGGGTAAGAtgtaaaattatatttattattgtttGCAAATACAATATGTCACAGAATGAGAGTTAAAGACATAAAGGTGTGAATGGAAATTTGTGACTCACATTCAGATCTCCAAGCAGAGCAAAGTCTGAAGGTAACAGCAAAGAAATCAACTCTCTGCAAGCAGTGACAGAGAATGTGACAGGATTCAATTTTACAAATCAACCAAAAGCATTAATACTGGTGTCCAGCTCTGACAAAAGATGAAAGTCTGAAACAGCTACCATGAGCTACATCTGTCATGTGGAATGAAAGTTCTCCTCCCTCAATATGTGACTATAGCAAAAACTCACTTATGGAATCAGTTCTCAGAATAGAAAGTCCTCAGTATAAAGTGCAGAAGGAAGAGACACCTCAGGAAGTATGAAATGGAAAGCAGAGGTTAGGAAAACTGGATCCTTGGATGAGTCCTCGAGTGAGGTCAGGCAGTATTGGTCCCATTTTCTGCCTCTTGCTTTTGATTCTCAGTCCTCTGCTCCTTGCTGTTCTCTGGCTCCTTCTCCTCGCTGGAGAGATGTCCCGGTCTCTCCTCTGGGCTCTGGCTGATGCAGATGGGAATGGGTCTCTCTTTGGCAGCTGGCAGTGCCAGGCGTGGAGCCTCAATGTGCAGTTGCCCCTCTCTGGTCAGGAAGCAGAGCACTGCCTCAGGATTCACATCTTCTGGTAgctcagcttctcttctcagctCTCTGTATTCATGCAAGCTGCTTCCATCCCCAGCCTGCGTTTTCTTTTCATGCTTTCCCATCACGATCAGTTTTCCTCCTTCTGTTTTCACCATCAGTTCCTCCGGAGAGAACTGCTTGACGTCTAGGGACAGCTGAAATGTATCTTTCTCTGCCCTCGGACTCTTGCTCCTCAGCTCTTTGGCCTCATTATCCAGGGACAAGCTGCTCTCTGCAGGCTTCCCTCGGCTCTCAAGGTCCTTAGACAGGAGCTGATGTGGCAGGTGCTGTCTCCTCTCCACCGCCCTCAGGTGTCTCAGCAGCTCGTCTTCCAGCCGCTGACAGATGCTCAGGGTGTCAGGCACCGGCCACAGCGTGCGCACCGGCTCCCTGCAGGCACACAGAGGGTTAAGGGTAGTGTGCAGGATGATGGGCAGCATCGTCTTCAGCTTTTCCCTCTGACTTGGCACAGTTCAGCTGCTGGGATTCCTCCTGCTTTAGCGATCTCTGCTTTCTTTGCTTCTCACTGACTCAGTCCCAGCTGTGGCTTTTATATTCTTTACTGAAGCTTCTGGGCACTTCCGGACACTTCTGGCTGCTGTCTGGATATGGTAAGGAGGGGCGGGAGTCTCTTTACACATCATGAATAATGTAAGCATATTAAAGTAACATGGGTGGATTTCCCATTCCCAACTCCGTGTCACCAAAGTTGACATCACAAGGGGCGGAGTCACGTCTGTCTCTGGAGCTTGTGCTAGACATTGCCAGAAAGCTCCACAGGGAGGATTTTTATTCATGTATTCTAAATTCCCTGTAAAGTAAATGATTACTgcagtttctgtttttttatttctgtagttTATTGCTTTCCCTGTAATTGTTTCAAACATTGTACAAATGACAGTGTGACTATTTAAATGACTTTTTATTTATAACGAAACTTATTACATTAATAGTTATTTGTCCAGAAGTGTTTtaggtggcaattttcaaactttctGCTTTGGGACAGAGACCAGGGGGTACTTTTCTCTTCTGGACTTTGTACTTCAAGTTCGAAATTTGCGGTGGGTACAAAGTAACTGAAGACATTTTCACTCAGTTATGGTGCAGGTAGATTTTCTACAAAAATAACAGGCATAGACTTGAAAATTCAATCTGTAGGTGCTAAGTTTATCCACaggcacagaataggagaaaaggcCCAATGTGCGTTATTTCCCAATCTTGCCCAAAGCATGCCCCCAGGAACCCTTCCCTGAAATGCAATTAATGGCATGATTACTGGAGAATACCGTACTTCCTTCTAGCCAAATTTAAGGAAGTCATTTTTGAAACAACCAATTAATGcacataaatgcctttgaaaaatcCACGAAATCGTGGGAAGCAATAATAGGATCAATGTGCCAGACATTATTTAGTTATGAGGGATTTCCCAGGAATGTAGCTAAGAGAATCTGCAGGAAATCTCCAGCAAACTCCAGCACAGACACCAGACAGACGTGACTCCGCCCCTTATGATGTCACCTTCAGTCTCTCAGCGGCTTAGAGCTCTACCACTGTCTCATTATTACTCTTACATTATTCATGATGTGTAAAGAGACCCCCGCCCTCCTTACCATATCCAGACAGCAGCCAGAAGTGTCAGGAAGTGCCCAGAAGCTTCAGTAAAGAATATAAAAGCCACAGCTGGGACTGATTCAGTCAGTGAGAAACAAAGAAAGCAGAGATCGCTAAAGCAGGAGGAATCCCAGCAGCTGAACTGTACCAAGTCAGAGGGAAAAGCTGAAGACGATGCTGCCCATCATCCTGCACACTACCCTTAACCCTCTGTGTGCCTGCAGGGAGCCGGTGCGCACGCTGTGGCCGGTGCCTGACACCCTGAGCATCTGTCAGCGGCTGGAAGACGAGCTGCTGAGACACCTGAGGGAGGTGGAGAGGAGACAGCACCTTGTGAATCTGCCACATCAGCTCCTGTCTAAGGACCTTGAGAGCCGAGGGAAGCCTGCAGAGAGCAGCTTGTCCCCGGATAATGAGGCCAAAGAGCTGAGGAGCAAGAGTCCGAGGGCAGAGAAAGATAAATTTCAGCTGTCCCTAGACGTCAGGCAGTTCTCTCCGGAGGAACTGATGGTGAAAACAGGAGGAGGAAAACTGATCGTGATGGGAAAGCATGAAAAGAAAACGCAGGCTGGGGATGGAAGCAGCTTGCATGAATACAGAGagctgagaagagaagctgagcTACCAGAAGATGTGAATCCTGAGGCAGTGCTCTGCTTCCTGACCAGAGAGGGGCAACTGCACATTGAGGCTCCACGCCTGGCGCTGCCAGCTGCCAAAGAGAGACCCATTCCCATCTGCATCAGCCAGAGCCCAGAGGAGAGACCGGGTCATCTCTCCAGCGAGGAGAAGGAGCCAGAGAACAGCAAGGAGCAGAGGACTGAGAACCAAAAGCAAGAGGCAGAAAATGAGACCGATACTGCCTGACCTCACTCAAAGACTGATTCTTTGTTCCACATCTCTAAACATCTTCTTGCATTTCACACATTATGAGAATCTGTCTCTTCATTCTGGTCTTTATATCAAGCACTGTCTGATCTGAGAAAACATTTATATCTAGTATTTTGGCACACATAGCTGTgaatgaacatttttatttttcataataaGATGCACTAATGACATAGCAAGTGCATGCAAGAGCTGAGACGGAGTCCATCTCTGTCCCAGGACTACATGGTGCATGGATAATGTTGATAGGTTGGTGATATTTTCATACTTTCTCTAAAGTTGTTGATTGTACAGAGCTGATCTCTTTCCTGTTATCTGGAGATTTTGGTCTGATTAGAGCTCTATATGTGAGCTGCAGCTTTTCATTCACGCTTTTACCTGATTATATGCCCTGTAACTGTTGTTCTTCTCACATCTGCTTCTGATAGTGTGCAAAAAGTTAGTATATGTCACAAGAGCCCTTGTAAATCTCATTAATGCAATTAATATATCATACCTAGCCTGAGATTAAATGAATTGTATTTTCTAGTTTATTATTGGCAAGCTGTTAATAAAATTCTTCACATGGTCAGAGCATGCTGTTGTATCCATAGGGCAAAATAAAAGGCAACCCTATCCTCCCATTGTGGTGCACTGagctaaaaacataagaacataagatatgcaatactgggtcagaccaagggtccatcaagcccagtattctgtttccaacagtcaccaatccaagtcacaagtacctgtcatgtatccaaacataaaatagatcacaagttattattgcttattaattaccatcatagcagtttatggatttctcctcaagtgttgtggatgtggacccttgggccggctagagtgTATGGAGGGcccactgaaggaaggcctgcagcagTACTCATAGACGGGAGGCAgatcaggaccaggagacctgacaggaccttcacctataccagccctcgttccccgcaggttgagcccttgggtgctggggccgacAGGGCAtaggagaaggtctcctggtgaagaggaGTCTAGAGAATAGTtcgagtcaaggcaggctgaaggctTGGGATGTCGGAGATGgtccaggagtcgaggcaggTAGCAGAGGTGCAAGACGAGgaggcaggccagaggtcagaTCAGGCAGAAGACAGACGAAGCCAGAAagcaagccaagggtcaggacgggcagcacaCAGATGATACCAGGAGCCAGGCTGAAATCAGACCAAAGAAGCAAGCAAGTAGGAACCAGAACACGGGAGCAGGAAAGGAGCTGGAGCGGGAAggaagactggaacggagtcaggaacaagcaggatacagcaactagatactccaggagtcgacctgttgccaaggcaaggcaaggaggtcTGAGGAAACCTAGATATAGGCCTCTGGTGATGACGTGGGATTTGGGGCCGGGCCAAagtttcccaccacggcccctttaaatcccgggcAGACGCGCACATGCGCGCTTAGGGGGCAGAGCCACCTGAAGATGCTGGCGGCGTTACCCTAGTGAGGAGAACACCGCGAGAAGGGCTCGATTAGGCCCAAGCAGGGATGGAGCAGGCTGCGGTGAAGGAGGCATGCCCGATTTAAGGGGGGACCTGGCCATGGCCGCCTGCAGCTGGGATTCCCTACAGTATCCCATCTCTTAGGCTCCCTCCCTGGGAGTCTTGGCTTGTCAAGATTATCTCGGTGGAATTGGTGAATGAGGGATTTGTCGAGaatgttggaggcaggctcccacgtgTTCTCCTCCTGGCCGAAGCCCTCTCACGAAATTAAGTACTCCCACCATCGATGTTGGAAATGGTCATCAAGGATATCTTGCACTTGGTAGACAAGATCTGCGTTCACAGGCTTTGGAGGTTCACGGTGAAATGTCGAGAGTACCAGTGGCTTCAGCAGTGAGACATGGAACACGTTGTATATTCGTAGGCTTGAAGGTAAACATAGATGGTAGGATACTGCACCCACACTTTTGGTGACTACAAAGGGTCCAATGTATTTGAGAGCTAGGCACATAGAAGGAACTCAGAGACGAATATGGTGGGTGCTTAACCAGACCCAATGTACTGGGTGAAAGGTGGGGGCTTTGCGACAATGTTTATCCGCATTTCTTTTAGCGGAGTCGGCAGCACACCGCAAGTTGTCTTGAGAGGAATCCCACAGTGATTGGAGCTGCTGAGCTGTGAGCTGGGCTGCAGGTAAAGACACCATTACTGGGAGCAGTTAGGGTGGTTTAGGCTGTTTTGCAAAGACAAGTTGGAAAGGTGAGGATCCTGTTGCAGAGTGGACATGGTGGTTGtaggagaactccgcccaaggtagCAAGCCATCCAATTGTCCTGTTTATCTCCTATGAAAGAGTGGAGAAAGTTCTTCAGGGAACGGTTGCTTGCTCAGCCTGTCCATTTGTGGATGGAATGCTGTCGTGAAATCTAGCTGGATCCCAAATTTTTTGCACAGTGCCCTCCAGAATTTAGCAGTGAATTGTGATCCATGATTGGAGCGATGTGTTGTAATCCATGTAGGCAGAAGATATGCTTGGTAAAGAGTTGTGCAAGTTCAGGCGCAATGGGAGGTTTTGAGAAagccacaaagtgggccatcttggagaatctataTACCGTGATCCAGATGACTTGTTTCCCTTCGGATGGTGGTAGATCAATTATGAAGTCCATGGAGACATGAGACCAGGGCTCCACGGGTATGGGGAGTGACTGTAACAACCCTCACAGGTGATCTGGTAAAGGTTTTTGTCTGGCACAGGTTGGGCAAGAGTCTACATATGCTCGGACATCTTGATTGAcgtgtggccaccaatagtagtgAGACGAGCTCTAGGGTCTGGGCCCTACCTGGGTGTCCTGCTGTttgagagtcatgggcccaggaaAGAACCCTCTTTTGTAGATGGAGGGGCACAACCGTCTTGCCCACGGGAGCTACGTCGATGGCCACCAGGAGGACTTTAGCCAGGTTGAGAATGTATTGTGGCATAGTGGGCGAATCTTCGGGCTCCATGGTGCAAGACAGAGCATCTGCCCGAATGTTTTTGGATGCTGGTCAGTAGCGTAAGGAGAaattgaagtggctgaaaaacaAAGACCAGCAAGCTTGTCGAGGGTTTAGTCGTTATGCTCGACACAAATAGtctagatttttatggttggTGTACACCACCACTGGaagctgggctccctccagccattggcgccattcttcaaaagccatcttaatggctaggagctctttgtccCCTATGCAATAATTATTTTCAGCGGGGGTACATTTTCAAGAAAAGTAGGAGCAAGGGAGTAATGAGCCCTTGTTGGAGAGTTGGCAAAGGACGGCCCCCACAGCGATGTAGACAAGAGTCGAGAAGGAAGGCTTGTTTTAACTCCTCAAAAGCTTGGAGTGCCTCTGTAGGCCACTCTCTGGCTTTAGCTCCCTTCTTGGTTAGGGTGGTGAGTGGCGCTACCTTCGGTGAGTAGTGCAGGATGAAATGCTGGTAGAAGTTCACGAATCCGAGAAAGCATTGGAGGGCTTTAACTCCTACTGGCCGGGGCCAGTCTTTAATGGCAGaaactttttcagggtccatgtgAAATTCTGAGACAGACACAATGTATCCCAAGAATGGCAAAAACTGTTGTTCAAATACACACTTTTCCAGTTTAGCGAACAGGTGGTTTTCATGAAGTCGCTGCAGCACTTGACGTACCTGCTGTTGGTGGGTGGTGAGGTCTTTAGAGTATACGAGCACATCGTCTAGGTATACAATCACTGAAGAGTGAAGCATGTccggaagacctcattcatgaggttctggaaaacTGGAGCATTACACAAGCCGAAAGGCATGACTAAGTACTTGTGATAagtgttgaaggtggttttccactCATAGCCCGGTTTGATCTGTACTAGATTGTATGCACCTTGGAGGTCGAGTTAATAAAGATCCTATCTCCTTGAAGGCGATCCAAGAGGTCTGGGATGAGTGGGAGAGGATCTCTATCCTGGCTTGTAATGGTATTGAGTCCCCGATAATCTATACAGGGTCTGAGGAACCGTCTTTCTTGgtgacaaaaaagaacccggccccTGCCGGGGACGTCAAGGGTCAGATAAACCCTTTGTCCAGATTTTCTTGAATGAGCTGGGACATTGCTTGAGTCTCAGGTAGGGACAAAGGGTAAATTCGCCCCCAAGGGGGTATTGTACCAGGTAGTAAGTCAATGACGCAGTCAAAGCACTAATGTTCTGGCAGGAGCTcagctttttccttggaaaagacatcggCCTATTCTGCGTACTGTGGAGGCAGCAACAGAGAGGTGGCAGACAAAGGAATATTAGGCCAAGGCAAAGTAGGCAAGCAGGTACTAAAGCAGGTTGGACTCCATGCCGCAATTTGCAGGGAATCCCAACTAATGAGTGGAGAGTGCctctgaagccagggtaggcccaagaCTATGGGATGGATAGATTTGTCCAGAATATAAAAGGAGATCTCCTCCACATGGAGAACCCCGGTGTGGAGGGTCATTGGAGCCGTTGTGACTGAAA
Protein-coding regions in this window:
- the LOC115092518 gene encoding heat shock protein 30C-like encodes the protein MLPIILHTTLNPLCACREPVRTLWPVPDTLSICQRLEDELLRHLRAVERRQHLPHQLLSKDLESRGKPAESSLSLDNEAKELRSKSPRAEKDTFQLSLDVKQFSPEELMVKTEGGKLIVMGKHEKKTQAGDGSSLHEYRELRREAELPEDVNPEAVLCFLTREGQLHIEAPRLALPAAKERPIPICISQSPEERPGHLSSEEKEPENSKEQRTENQKQEAENGTNTA
- the LOC115092513 gene encoding heat shock protein 30C-like, whose translation is MLPIILHTTLNPLCACREPVRTLWPVPDTLSICQRLEDELLRHLREVERRQHLVNLPHQLLSKDLESRGKPAESSLSPDNEAKELRSKSPRAEKDKFQLSLDVRQFSPEELMVKTGGGKLIVMGKHEKKTQAGDGSSLHEYRELRREAELPEDVNPEAVLCFLTREGQLHIEAPRLALPAAKERPIPICISQSPEERPGHLSSEEKEPENSKEQRTENQKQEAENETDTA